The Lycium barbarum isolate Lr01 chromosome 11, ASM1917538v2, whole genome shotgun sequence genome contains the following window.
ccaaaccaaatatttaaaaagtttgGATTTCGGGTTGGCCTAAAGTGTGCCCACCCCTAGCTACCGCTATGTGCGAGGTTCGGGAAAGGGCCGTACTACATGGGTCTATTATATGTAGCCTTATCCTAcattctgcaagaggctgttttcacGGCTCGAACTCATGACCTCTCAGTTGGCAGCAACTTTATaggttacgccaaggctcccttTGTTAATTGAGCTAGTTTGAAGCCATAATTAGCTAGGAGGGTAAAGGAGCTGGATTTCGAGATGTTAGTTGGGAGAGAAATGAGACAGAGAAAGAAGAAATTTGTACTTCATGAAATGAGATTGAATGTGTATTACAACAAGTACTTATACATGAATGAATCAATCCACTAAGTTGACTGGACCCTAACAACTTCCTAACTAACTTCCAGAATATATGCTAACTACTTTTGGGACTTGTAACTAACTAATCAATTCTGTGACCACTTGTGCACTGTGATCCAGTTCGATGGTCTGATCCTTGCATCAATTAGCTATGGATTTTGCTGTTTAAATTGACTATTTTATTTGGAGATTTTTCACTTGCTTGTGTGCAGAACATTTAATCTTTATAGCTATTTGACTTTCCTTGACGAGTTGGTGATTAGTATTTGGACTTATTCGTTGATAGACTGCCAAATACATGTCTACCTGTATTTCAATGGATATTGATTAATAGAGGTCTTATTTATTTGACATGTCTGAGGTTGGTTAAGCATGATAGACTAAATTCTCTGTCCCAAAACATAGAGTAATAAATAAACTATATAGAATTTTgggttctttttccttttttggatTTAGCAATTGAAAGAACTAAAAAGAATAAGTATGTAAATAAGCTATATTGCTCGGACTCTTAAAAAATGTACTATTCTTGAAGACACGCGttgatatttttgaagagtccgagctaCATAGTAAATAAGCCTGTGTTTCGTGTATATCATTCTTGGTGATTAGTGAATCGATAAATTCTGAGTGTATGATGTTAAGCCCTGCTTCTGCTTatgagttatgattcatgatgaaTTTTGTGCTATCACCAGAATTCTTGTGTCAAAATTAGTAGTATGTTGTGGCTGTACACAGCTGTATGCCTGTATATGTTGAGAAGGTCATTGAGGATTTTCTATACTTGTTTAACAATAGCAGTGTTAGGTGCAAATTGTTCAATCATTTTCAATTTTTCGTCTCTCTTCTCCTCTCCTTTTTTTAGTGCTTCGCTCTCAGTCCTATGTGTAAAGTTGTCTCCGTGTAACCTATaagtcacgggttcgagccgtggaatcAGTGCCACTGATGCTTGCATTGGGGTGCGGCCCTTCCCCTGATCCTGCGTAaacgcgggatgctttgtgcGCCGGGCTGTTCTTGCAGCTCTTAGTCCTACGTGAGCTATGAGATTTGTTTATTGAGGCTTTAACAAAAGCAGGCAAggggaaaaagagaagaaagttaAATTCACTGTAAACAAGAAAAGTTGATCTTCGTAGGATTACTATGTAAACTTTTTATTTGAATTATCAGTAAGTAATTGGTCTAATTCAATTAAAATTGAATATTCAAATTCAATACATGAATAGAAGTCGCTGGAAAACAGTGCAGTTGCATTGTTACTTGGGTTGAATTCAAAAACATGGCAAATGAGGTTATGTGGCTATGATTTAAAACTCTAAATAGTGGAGAATTTCCTCTGGAGTAACTTGAGATTTTGCAGGGTTTTCTTAAGGAGAATTTAGAATGTCCTTTCCTACTCCTCTGTTGCAGGGTTAAACcaaaatatatatgtttttttaagAATAGAGGGCCGGCCCTATGGAGAATGTGGTTAGAAATCTATAATAGAATCCAACCACAATAACCTAATTGGATATATTGATGCATAAGAATGTGGTGTTCTAACAGCGGCAGATCAACAAGAAGTTGATGAGCAAAATCCACTGTAAAAAACAAAAAGGAGAGAACTTCTTAAATTCCGATTCCTAACGTCCCCTGATAACCTAACCTAGATAGGCCTGATGTTGTATCTCGGAAATCGTACTGAGGGTTAGAACCCCTCTCTTTCCTTTGATGActtaataattttataaaaatttcgaaaTCCATTGTTCTTAttcgtagttttttttaactGTAATATAAAAGTTACTAGTGTAATGCATGAATGGGAAAACAGAACTTTTTTCAAGTTGCAAACAAAAAGCAAAGAGGCAATTGTAAGTCAAactcatttaacatttagatcATTACAATTTGCTGAATCCTATATGTATGTATCTCATTTACTTTTCTAGAATAAATCTTTTTGGAGGTATATCACTGCATTGGGAGAAGTTCTAAAAAGATATATAAGAGGGACGAACTCCTCCGAGCCACGTGAAAATGTTAGTAAACGGAAgttccattatggaacaatcacaTCCCTTGACAATCAAATTTAGTGCAAGACTGATAACAGGAGGATTAACTTTACAAATCTCCTGATTAAATTCCTAATAACAAAACTGAGCTGAAAATTGAGAAATGTAGCCATCAACATAACTAAGAAGCATTAATAGATATTGCATAATATTAGTAAGTAACAACATAACCTGTTCACCTTGGCCAAAGATCAGAAACAAAACAGAAAAGATATTGGAGTGCCAAGAAACCAGAAAATGGTTGTCCAGGTGAGTTAAAGGCGAATTGAGTTCTAAAAATGTAAAATAACTACGTAGTTAAACACAATTCAACAAACAATCAATAATCAATTTACAATAGCAATAACACTGCAACAACTCAGGAAGCAGGGGAAGGATAGAAAAGCAAAAACTCAATGCACTTCATAAATTGCAAGGCTGGTCTCAAAATGACATACTATAGTACCGGTAGATTCGTCATAGAGGGAGAACTGTCAGGAAAATTGCAAAAAACAGAAACCAGTACACACTACTATCCGTAAGAAACATAGTTGGGGGATTTTAGGGAGATTTCAACCCTAAAGTCCCCCCTCAGGGAAAACATATAAAACAGGTCAGTTACTACTCTGAAAATTGAGACCAAAGTAGTCTCAGCGCTTGCTGCCTCCAACAACTTTGTTGAAACGCATAAATTGCTTCTTACCTTGAAAGTAAACGCAGTGTTTAGCATCTGGAATGATCTTGGCATCTTTCAGCTCTCCTCTCATCTACATCCTCAGCTTGAGACTGCAATTGAGAGCTCAAGTACTCAACCTTTCCCTCACCAAATATAACATATGTGTCTGATGCAGGGCTCTTGAAAACATCTGGTTCCGAGATGACATATAGAAAACCAGAGAAGACAACATAAGGAGAAAACTAAGCactagaacaaaagaaaaaacattGGAAAAGAAAAAGCAACAAAGCAGTAACATAAATAAGAAATCAGTAACAAAAGTAACTTAAGATTCTCACTCTTTTTGAGCGTGACAAGGCTGACACCCGGGAATGGCTTCATTCCAAGCCTGATCATAGCTTTTCGGCTCTTCTTCTCGCTCCTGCTCAGCTTTGAGCTACCACTAGCCCCTGCAATTTGTTATTTGGCAATTCAGGTGATTAGGTGCATTGTGGACCGTAGAAAAAGTTATTGAAGTTTCATATACCTTGACTATATTTCAACGCTTGCACATCTTTGAGCAAAACATCAGCAAGACTTTCAAAAATAGTAGCTTGATCCTTTAATGCTCCAAGTATTTGGACTTTCGCTTCAAATTTCATTAATTCTCCAAATACATTCTTCGCGTGAGCTTTAGCCTCATCCCTTTTCTTTCACACAAACTTATGTCATCCCGCAAAGACTCTTCAGACTCAACAACAGAACCAGTTATGTCCATCTTCTTTGTCATCCTCCTCAAACGGAGGAGTTCCGCGGCTTCTTTCCTTTCCCTTATTGTTGTGAAGTGGCTGAGACTTATATTAAGATTCTCAATGCGATATATGAGATATTCAATCATCATATATATGAATTTGATTTCGTATAAGAAGTCTTTTCCACTATTACCATACAGATCCTGTTCCCTACGCCTAGCATAAAAAATGTTCAACTCATTGTTATAGAAATGGAGCAAGGTACAGACCTCAAGTTTAGTTGATACAAGGTCGTCATcatcattgttttaaaaggcagtttcagGAATCATCCCGGGGCTCGCCTCAGGGTAAGACACTGGCTAAACACCCCAGGGCTACGTCGTGGCTTAGTCcctgtgaggcttacgccctaagcgcccgactgtacgccctaaacacgcccaATGCTCGTGGCTCGCCTAAAAGTTCTTAtacaaattatatgttaaattccttaattaaaatcgttgacccttctttaacaaatgaatgatacttaatagtttttcatctatataaATAAGAAGATTGTGTGTAACTCAAATAATTGTTATTATCTGTATTGCAAAAACGTTGAAACAGTAACAAATAATTTCTGAAAACAGAAAAATAGAAACTGGACAGATTCTGGAAAAACCAGTAGAAAACGaaaacagaaactggaaaataTGTAAGAATAAAAATCGAGgccactgaatgcacagtgtgtccttaaggaaattattcccctcaagtacccgaggttaatggaatatatcctcccagaACAGTCACTTTAAAAATGgtgaaaaatttaaataaaaacggGAAAGAACCGGGTCGCGGGTCCGGGTTACTAACGGGTAGGATCGGataagttaattaattaattaaataaataattattaattaagtaattaaaaataaataaaatttggtccaaaaagattattaatcaatcagatcatttgaccaaatccaaatccaaatccaaatccaaatccaacgaagccgagccgagcgacgacgacggcgcgaggggagaccctcttcttCACCCTTTAGCAACAAGAAGGAGTACTTATACTTTTAGgtaggagaacttttctttccactACCTATGAGGGACAAATGCTCATTTCATAAAGTAAGAGGGACAACTCATTTTCCCTCCacttcttttccctccatttcccattcaatCTATCATttaaacccaacaatcccccacatgaatggggaatgactATAAGATAAAGGAATGCACGGACAAGTGTGTAATTTACAAGCAAggattaattgcatctggataagtaggtttccctttgaactttccgtagtgaacatatgtcggatatactcggtcaatcggtagatttgatatctttgaaccgtagAGCTTTGgcgtatacctagacaaccacatgtcacacaatCAATCCTTTACCGTCTATGGTTCTtacggttgtgttcgtttcagccatgaacacctcCTGGTTTCATGAGTGTATAGAGAATGGGCTTTTTATAATCATCCTCtttgaagcggcttacacttcacactcacataggtgattcctaaacgtGTTATCGCGTAGATACACTATTTGGTCaaacctgccaaacctagaaaccattaaaaaaacTTAAGCTTTATTAACTCGTTAAAAAGCCTTAATGTTTTATCTTTGttcctgaacattgtcttcatcacgagaatggattgagttatttgacaatgcCGAACCGTCAGTcacaactttgtttgatctccttgaacctagctcttgggatctccagtctgctaggtagagttaccgccatgatgacttgtcctaagCCTTAAACCCATTCCCTTAGATGATCTTTCAACCGCCTTtctagttaggccttttgtaagtggatccGACACGTTATCTCtagactttacatagtcaatagtgataattccactagagagtagttgtctcaCGGTATTATGTCTCTGTCGTATATGACGAGATTTTCCGTTGTACATAACGCTCCCTGCCCTACCTATTGctgcttgactatcacaatgtatgcatataggtccagaggtttgggccagaatggaatatcttctaagaaattccggagccattcagcttcttcaccggctttatctaaagctataaattcagattccatTGTGGAACGGGCGATACACGACTGTTTGGATAATTTCCAAGAAACTGCTCCTCCACCAACGAtgaaaacatatccacttgtggatttaacttcagatgatccggtgatccggtttgcatcactatatcccttaattactgcgggatatttattataatgcaaagcatagtttTGGGTGTGTTTCAAATACCCCAAGACTCGTTTCATTTCCATCCAATGAGTTTGATTGGGATTACTCATGAATCGACTCAGcttgctaatagcacatgctatatctggtcgtgtacaattcataatatacattaaacttcccaaaactcgtgcatagtccaattgagagtcactttcaccttcattcttttgaagtgcaaaacttacatcaattggagtctttgcaacattgaagtttaaatacttgaacttgtcaagtaccttttcaatataatgtgactgtgataatgctagaccttgtggagttttatgaatcctaattcctaagatcaaatcagcaacccctaagtctttcatgtcaaatttgctaGCGAGCATACGCTTCGTAGCATTTACATCGGCAATATctctactcattatcaacatgtcatcaacatataaacaaacaatgacttcatgatttggagtatttttaatgtaaacacaattgtcacactcattaatcttaaatccatttgccaacattgtttggtcaaatttcgcatgccattgtttgggtgcttgtttaagtccataaagtgacttaacaagtttgcacactttcctttctttaccaggaaccacaaaaccctcaggttgttccatgtaaatttcttcctccaattctccatttaagaaagctgtcttgacatccatttgatggatttcaagaccatatACGGCCGCCAGtgccactaacacccgaatagatgttattcttgttaccggcgagtatgtgtcaaagtaatcaaggccttctctttgtctataacctttgaccacaagtcttgccttatatttatcaatagtgccatcagctttcatttttcttttgaaaatccattttgatcctaaaggttttttttttgcaggaggaagatcaaccaattcccatgtataattgttcaaaattgattcaatctcactgttgactgcctctttccaaaatgctgaatcagaagatgacatcgctgctttaaatgtttgaggctcattttcaagcaagaatgtcacaaaatctggtccaaaggaagtagatgtcctttgacgtttgctacgccttggaccttggatcctcttcacttggtatactttcctttggttcttcccgcgatcgtttagatctttcacttgacgactcacattcagttttatacggataaatgttttcaaagaattcagcattatctgattcaattaccgtattagcatgaatttcgggattgtccgatctgtgaaccaaaaaccgacaagctttgctgtttgtagcatagccaataaaaacacaatccacagttttttggtccgatttttacccttttgggcaaaggaacttggacctttgctaaacacccccacactttgaaatatttcaagttgggttttcttcctttccatagttcatatggaatagattgtgttttgctgtggggAACCCTGTTAAGTATTCggttagctgtaaggatagcttccccccacaagctctgcggtaaaccggaacttattagtaaagcattcatcatttcctttaatgttcggttttttctttccgcaattccatttgattgtggtgtgtaggaggcagtagtttgatgaataatcccatattctaaacatatctctgcaaaaggagattcgtattctccacccctatcacttctaatcatttttatctttttattcaattggTTTTCCACTTCGTTTTTGTATTgcttaaatgcatcaattgcttcatccttactattaagcaaatacacataacaatatcgagtacaatcgtcaataaaagttataaaatactttttcccaccgcgagatggtattgacttcatatcacatatatctgtgtggattaagtctaaaggatttgaactcctataaatagacttatatggatgtttaacaaacttagattcaacacatatttcacattttgatttattacactcgaatttaggcaatacttctaaattaattaattttcgcaaggttttgtaattgacatgtcctaaacgaacatgccataaatcatttgactccaataagtaagacgaagctgaattcttattaatactgtcaacaaccattacattgagtttgaaaaggccctcgatgaggtagccctttcctatgaacatatcattcttacttattacaattttctcactaaCCAGCACGCACTTAAACCCGTTTTTGACGAGTAGTCCGGCTGAAACTAAATTCTTCCTAATTGTTGGAACGTGCAGAACAttgttgagagtcagcaccttcccggaagtcatcttcagaagtatcttcccatatccttcaaccttggctgttgcagtatttcccataAACAGTTCCTCTTCGGGTCCAGCGGGAGCATAGGTTGCCAATGCTTCTTTTACAGCGCAAACATGTCGAGTGgcaccagaatcaagccaccactcctttggATTTCCAACCAAATTGCACTCCGATAGCATTGCACACATATCATCCATGTCATCATTCTTCTCCACCATATTGGCTTGTCCCTTTCCCTTGTCCTTTTTCGGGAGACGACAATCGGGGGCTTTGTGGCCATCTTTCCCACAATTGTAGcaatttcccttgaattttttcttgttcTGCTCCTTAATCTTTCCAAAaggtttcttccttttcttattcTTTGGAGCAGCTTCTTCAACGATGTTCACTCCCATAATCGTTGAATTTCCACGCGACTTCTTTTCAGCTGTTTTGTTATCTTCCTCAATCTTGAGACGAATCATAAgatcttccaacttcatttccttgCGCTTGTGCTTTAGATAATTTTTGAAATCTCTCCACGAAGGAGGCAACTTTTCAATCATTGCAGCCACTTGAAATGCTTCGTTAACTACCATTCCTTCAGCGATAAGGTCATGAAAAATaagttgaagctcttgaacttgggttccaacggTTCTGCTGTCTATCATTTTATAGTCTAGAAACTTGGCAACCACAAATTTTTTCAAGCACGCGTCTTCAGCCTTATACTTCTTCTCAAGTGCATCCCACAATTCTTTAGAAGTTTTCATAGCACTGTAGACATTGTACAAATCATCCTCCAAAGCACTTAGGATGTAGCCCTTACATAGAAAATCTGCCTGTTTCCATGCCTCAGCAATCATAAATTTTTCATTGGCTGGCATATCAGCAGCAGGCACA
Protein-coding sequences here:
- the LOC132620198 gene encoding nascent polypeptide-associated complex subunit alpha-like protein 3, with amino-acid sequence MKFEAKVQILGALKDQATIFESLADVLLKDVQALKYSQGASGSSKLSRSEKKSRKAMIRLGMKPFPGVSLVTLKKNVFKSPASDTYVIFGEGKVEYLSSQLQSQAEDVDERRAERCQDHSRC